The stretch of DNA CTGTTACTATATAGAGAAATCTAACAAATGTGCCATGTACAGTGAATAAAGTTATCAAATCTGCCATATACGCTAAAGCCTTTTGAAATCTGCCATCTCGATGGCATTGGGTGTGGAGTCAAATTACCCAATTAACCTTCgactaaaatattgaaaaaattaaaaactaactCCTTTGTAAAACTCAAACGTCGTCTCCGGTAATCGCCTTTCCTCACTCCGTATACTCGTCTCTACTAAGTCAAATCTTCTGTCATAGCCGCCGGTCCTCGTCACTGAATATCTCCTTCGTCACTTATTTCCGCCGGAAATCACTTCGCCTTCGCGGCTATGAGTTTCTCTACTCTCTTGGCTGTCGTCGGAGGGTACTTTTTTCATTATTTCCCGccgttatatatttatagatataacgGATCTCTTTCAATTATAATTCACTTATAATCTTTCAATTATGTCACAGTCGTCCAACAGATGCCTCTGATTCCGTCGACAACACAGCCGAAGGAGCCGAAGGGTAAgcatattcaaaaaaaatttctcaattcTAGTGGACCACAGCGGGCTAGGTTTTCATCATATTGTGGACCAGATCTGTCAATATCGTATATGTTGTCCATTATAAGGAATGTGGACGAgaataatgaattttaattttgtccACCATAACATGTCTACCGTATACTTTGCTCCCTACATTGTTGTAGTCTATCGTCCTTTACATATTGTCTattacattttcatatatttctacCAGTCAATGTTGTCTattacattttcatatattacCTTACAGATTGTCTATTACATTGTTGTCCTCTTTTTCACCAACTTTATTGTCCTTTGGTCACTGTTGTCTACCGCTATTGTACTAGATATTGTCTATTAAGTTGTCTATCACCAACTTTATTGTCTATTACGTTTTCGTATTAGATATTGTCTATTAAGAAGGACAATGTTGTCCACCATCATTATTATCCTTCGTAGAACTTTTACATACTTCGTTTTAAGTACCTGTCTCTCTTTTAACAGGAATCTGAACCCCACACCGACAGTCTTGCGGACTAATAACGAAACGTTGCCTCCTCGCCTATTCGCAGCTGATCGCTATCCTCAGAAAGGACGTATTAACTCTTACTCGAAACCAGAGTATCTCCTTGACATTGTTGAAGTCTTGGATGGGACGAAAGAGTTTGATTGGCTTAAGTCGTCTTCCTTTGGTTGTTTGTTCCGCCTACCAGTAAGGAAGAGTTTGCTGTCAGGAAAACTGGTCCATCAAATACTTTGTTGATCGATTCTTACTAAGAAGAGAAATGAGCTCTGGTTTGTATTTGGCGGTCATCCCATACGATTTTCACTCAAAGAGTTTGCTATTGTCACTGGTTTGAACTACGACCAATTGCCAAGTCAAAATGAAATTGCCAAATTGCAGAATCCGGGGGAAGGTGATGAACCTTACTGTAAGTCTCTTTTAGGACCTAACAACTCATATACTATACAAGAGATTGTTAATATGTTGAAGCTAGACAAGAGGTTTCCAAAGTCGAAGAAAATGGATGGCGCAAGGAGGTTGCAATTGGCGCTAATTGTAATTGTTGAGGGTATATTACTTTGCGACTCATCTACTGTGAGAGCTTCGAAAAAACTGTCGAGATGGTGAAAGATGTAGAAGCATTTGCGCGAAGTGTTGTCCCTGCAACAGGTGTCCGACATGCTACACTTGGTGGCGATGccaaaggtttaaacaattgtTCCTAATACCTTAAACAATGCTTCTTGTGCCTTCTATTTATGTGTTGTCCGTTTTAATGTTGTCCTTCTTTTTAATGTTGTCCGTTCTTAATGTTGTCTGTTCTTTATAATGTTGTCTACTTTTGTCTACAAGAACTTAATTGACATTGTGACAACATTAATCGTTTAAACAATTAAATTGTGTACGTTTATTATAAGATGGGGTCCATCAACCTACTTGTATGCACTATGCACTGTACTAAATCAAACCCTTTGCGTGTTGTCAGAACTGGTTAATAGagatctctcttttatttatttatattttttgttaataccGATAACACctacaaaaaattaatatctCCTACATTATTACCCTAATTTTTTCCTCCCTGAGAACTAAGAGAATCAACTGCAAACAAGTTCTCCTGAGAATGAGTCGTTATAGCTATAGCTAACCCTCTTCCTCATCTGCCTCATCCGCCTCGTCAATCAATTCCCGAGACCGACGTAGCGGAAAATTTGGGATCCCTAAGAAGTGTAACTTTGGTGGTGCCTTGTTTCTGGAACCAGAGATCAATAATGGCCACAGCCGCTTATTCTACACGTATGAAAATTACACGGTAAGCCCCAACCACTATTTTATACAAAGTAGATCTACTAATCTCTGCTAAAATACTGTTTTCCATCTTGGTTAGGACGGTGGCCTTCATCTCGTCAAGTCCTGGGAAAAAGCTGTCTTAGACGAGATTCACGACCTCCACATGAAGATTCTTCAACAGGAGGACCATATATCGTACCTCACTCTAGGACCTGGTGGCGAAACCATCGAACCGTCAAGGATGTTGGCTGAAGTCAAATTCCTGGGTCAAGAAATGAGGGAACTGAGGCATCAAATCCGTCCCACAGTTGATGGCTACACGGAGCTACTGGATGAAGTGAGGGGGAACATCAAAAACCAAGGGTCAAACTATTCTGGATTAGCTGTAACACGAAACAGTACGTTTCATGTTCTCCTAGGGGTTGCGATTGGGTTTCTCCTCTTTGTCTTGGTTGCCACCCTTTATTATGCATTCAAGAAGTCCATAGTTTTATTTGTAGCGTTTGTCCACGGGACAGGTCTTCTTAAACTAAGTTGGTCGTTCATCTCCCTTGTTAAACTATTTCGACGTCTTTGTTCATCTCCCATTCGTCGATCAGATGTATGTCCATTATGAATGTTgtctatctatatatgtatgtccTATCATATGTATGTCCATTATTGTGAATGTTGTCTACGTACTTAGTAAAAGTTGTCCATCGTAGTATTGCTGTTTATTAAGTTGTCTATCAATTGATAGGTAGACAACGTTATTATGAATGTTGTCTACCTACTTATTAAAAGTTGTCCATCGTAGTATTGCTGTTTGTCCGACTTTTTAAGTTGTCTATCGTGTGATTTGTAGACAACTTAACGTATCAACTTGTCCATCACACGACTAGTTGACTAATTTAATTGATATTAAGTTGTCTATCAATTAAAGGGTTGACAAGTAAAACATACCATTAAGTTGTTGACAAATTCAATTGATATTAAGTTGTCTATCATTTAAAATGTAGACAACTAAAACATACCATTAAGTTGTCCATCACACGATTGGTAGACATCTATTAATAAAATTCAGTTGTCTATCAACTTAATTTGTCCATCACACGATTGGTAGACATCTATAGATAAAAGTAAGGTGTCCTCAAAACTTAATATGCTAACAACCGTTAACAACCCCCCCGAAATACATTTGAGTGGCACACATTTTCGTCAGCAAACTTTAAAATGGCAGCCACCCCTTTCATATAAGAGTGGAGCATGTCTTCCTGTTGTGGCCAACTTTATTGCATCTGCCACATTTACGGATTTTCTTCTGCTTTCCTCCTTTTTGCTTGCCCTGTTAAACAATGATTATAACATGTTAGCTAAGTAAACAAAAAGTCCAAAGTCTGAAGTATAGAGAGAATTTACACTACTTACGTGATGCCCTTCCCCCTGAGATGGTATCCTTTTTTTTACGTGGTCTTCCACCACCTCTTTTTGTGTTTGGTGGATTCACATCAACCTCCGTACATGTTTCTGGGACAACCGTGTCTTTCTCATTAGGGACTGGCATAATTATACCCTTGTACTTGTTGATCCACGGACctacaaaataattttcatcaacCAAAGTGTActtatcaactcccccaactTGTGAGGCTGCCAAAGCGTGACAACAAGGAATCTTGAGCACGTCAAACCGCCTGCAGGTACATGTTTTATTCTCCAGATCTACTGTAAAAACACAACCGATTCCGTCGTTAACTTGATATATCCAATCACTGGCGGATGATACAGCACAATCCACCGACGCTTCTAAGTGGTCTATCAACATTTCTTCCATTTCTGGTGTACATCTTGTCTTCGTTTTACGTGCTTTTGTCCTCCTACACCAAAACCACCTCATCAACATAGCTTTTATGAATTCTACCATCAAAACAATAGGGTAATCCACCGCCCTAACCATTGCTGCATTTAGGGACTCAGAGATGTTGCTACTCATTACATTGTACCGATTTCCAGAGAAGTGAGAAAGAGTCCAATGAGACAAACCAATTTCTCTAAGATAGACGGCACAAGCTGGCTTCCGGTCCTCAATTTCTTTCCACCAGTACTCGAAATCACCTACTGTGTATGCCCTTGCAGCTTTTGAAACCATGCTAGCAAGTCCACCGCATTTAAATTTATGCTTCACATTCCTAAAAAGGTGGACTGCACATGCGACATGGTGGGCTAGTGGATAAACCTTGCCAAGTGCAGAGTAAATGGATGGATGTCTGTCTGATACAAATACCAAATCTTCTTCGTCAGGAACAAACTGTTGTAAATGTTTAATAAACCATAACCAACCACTATCATTCTCCACTTCGACCACTCCAAAAGCGAGGGGGAAGATCTGCATATTCCAATCTTGGCCACTTGCAGCAACCAAACATCATTTGTATTTACCTTTCATAGCTGATCCGTCAATGACAATAACTTTTCTCAGATACTTAAACCCGCTGATGGACGCACCAAacgcaaaaaataaatatttaaacttagtGTTCCCTTTTTTATCAACGCATGTCTGAATATCGTAGATAGTCCCTGGATTCGTGGACGCAACCAAATGAAAATATGTTGCCAAAAAACGataaccttcttcttcattcccacGGGCAGCATTCATGGCCAATTCCTATGTGTTCCATGCTTTCATATAGGAAATTGTAACGTTTTGCTCCGCCAGCACCATCTCAGGTATATCACACGCTCGTGGACCTCTCTTCCCATTTGCAAATTTTGCTTGTATTAATTCGGACAAAATCCTTGCTGTCGCTTTATCCCCATATTTAGACCTGGACGAAACATCACAGCTATGTTTCAAGCATACAGTCTTGATTTCCACATTGAGCGAATTCGGGTGGTTGGTTGCATATACTCGCCAACCACAGTTCTTGTCCACGCATGTTGCAATGACCTGGCCTTTGTCCGACTtccaaattataaatttaaatagcCTTTTCATGGCATATACACACAGTGCTTGTCGAAGGGCTCCCTTGCTTTCAAAAATTCGTCATATATAAAttgaatcttcttctcttttaaggtCCATGTTTCTCTCCTGGCGTGGCACACCTTTTACATTATCATGAAATGGTGGAGCATCTTCCAACAGCAAGGGGTCATGAACGTCAAGTATTGCAGATCTAGCTCTCTCAAACTCCTCATCCCCAATGCTGTCCTGGCTACCTGTTCTTGGGTTTTCTTCCAAAACATTATTATTGCCTAAACCCTCCCTAAACACATCTAATTCATCACCCATCCTCAACCCAATGTCTCCTATTGCCGTCTCTCCTTCAACAGGCACAACACCCTCCACTGTACCCGTTCCTGCGTAAGGATCCCAGTCAAGTGGATAATCGTTGTTAATTCTCTCACTCCACTCATCGAAATTGTAATCTGGCTCATCATCAGAAACATAAACAGATCCTTCTACATCCCTCATATCTTCATCATTAGTAAATGTATTCGTTGACCTAATTTCATCTTCTACCAGGCTGTCTTCCGTCGACAAGTTGGTCTGTGACGCATGAATTTCACTTGTCCTGTCAACGCTTAAATCTATCACAGCGTTACTCAAGCTGGACCCCAAGAACATACCATCATATTACTCATCGGCTTGTTTGGACGACCTTCGATTTGTCCACCATCATTCTCCAATAATGTCGTGGTGGACGACAACCTTGTAGACATATAGTCATCCATAAAAGTTGACGCTCTTTCTTGATCTTCATCGTGCGACTTTAGCCCTTCTTGTCCAATCGCTACACCGTCGACTCTATCACCTTTTTCCTGTGCTTCTAATCCTTCCAGATACGCTATCAGGACATCATCCGAAagaccttcttcttccactccgCACACATCAGCCTCCACAACTTCCTTAACTGTAACATACAGCCTCATCCCAACAAATTGACTATTTCTCCTTTTCAATAGCGCCAACTCGACATTGTTGCTTACTATAACAGGGGGCATTTTCCCATTACTTAATGGCCCTGTTTCCCCTGAAGAATCACAAATAGT from Camelina sativa cultivar DH55 chromosome 9, Cs, whole genome shotgun sequence encodes:
- the LOC104715529 gene encoding uncharacterized protein LOC104715529, which codes for MQIFPLAFGVVEVENDSGWLWFIKHLQQFVPDEEDLVFVSDRHPSIYSALGKVYPLAHHVACAVHLFRNVKHKFKCGGLASMVSKAARAYTVGDFEYWWKEIEDRKPACAVYLREIGLSHWTLSHFSGNRYNVMSSNISESLNAAMVRAVDYPIVLMVEFIKAMLMRWFWCRRTKARKTKTRCTPEMEEMLIDHLEASVDCAVSSASDWIYQVNDGIGCVFTVDLENKTCTCRRFDVLKIPCCHALAASQVGGVDKYTLVDENYFVGPWINKYKGIIMPVPNEKDTVVPETCTEVDVNPPNTKRGGGRPRKKKDTISGGRASRQAKRRKAEENP